A genomic stretch from Cloacibacterium caeni includes:
- a CDS encoding HU family DNA-binding protein — protein sequence MNKSELIDAMAKDAGITKVAAKAALESFVANVTATLKKKDGKVALVGFGTFSVAERAARQGINPATKKPIKIAAKKVAKFKAGADLAAAVSGAKKK from the coding sequence ATGAACAAGTCTGAATTAATCGACGCAATGGCAAAAGATGCCGGTATTACTAAAGTTGCTGCTAAAGCTGCTCTTGAGTCTTTCGTTGCTAACGTAACTGCTACTCTTAAGAAAAAAGATGGTAAAGTTGCTTTAGTTGGTTTTGGTACTTTCTCAGTAGCTGAAAGAGCTGCAAGACAAGGTATTAACCCTGCAACTAAAAAACCAATCAAAATTGCTGCTAAAAAAGTTGCAAAATTCAAAGCTGGTGCTGATTTAGCTGCTGCTGTATCAGGTGCTAAAAAGAAATAA
- the panD gene encoding aspartate 1-decarboxylase yields the protein MLIEVFKSKIHRVTVTASDLNYIGSITVDEDLIDAAGLVVGERVYIVNVNNGERFDTYVIKGKRKSGEICLNGPAARKVQKGDVIIIISYAQMSVEEAQNFQPKIIFPDEKTNLLT from the coding sequence ATGTTAATAGAAGTTTTTAAATCAAAAATTCATCGTGTTACGGTTACTGCTTCTGACCTTAATTACATCGGCAGTATTACAGTAGATGAAGACCTTATTGATGCCGCAGGTTTAGTGGTAGGAGAGAGAGTTTACATCGTAAATGTAAATAATGGCGAACGTTTTGATACTTATGTTATAAAAGGTAAAAGAAAATCTGGTGAAATTTGTCTCAACGGACCAGCCGCTAGAAAAGTGCAAAAAGGAGATGTAATCATCATTATTTCTTACGCACAGATGTCTGTAGAGGAAGCACAAAACTTCCAGCCGAAAATTATTTTCCCAGACGAAAAAACCAATCTTCTTACTTAA
- a CDS encoding lysylphosphatidylglycerol synthase transmembrane domain-containing protein, giving the protein MENQKKSSSLKTVSTILVSIAFAALFMWFALKGLDFTNIKASLAKANYLWVFAAMIFGLLAYWFRAVRWNLLLEPMGYQISNSNSLWTISFGYLMNLTIPRSGELARSTALYGVEKVPVDKSFGTIILERVVDLFCMLGFLVLTVVFKEDAIITFYQKSGIKINPTYIIGGIAVLVVGTFIFFKFKDKFTHLPLIGKVIEFVEGIFHGLTTIFKLKQKGKFIILSIAIWISYYLAAYLVCFALPETSSFTFADGFFLIVVGTLGMMVPASGGIGAFHLAMKLGISALFLSMGKDAKLGGEVGLSYAFISHTMQLVIMLVMGLISIPMLAKARNEAVKSKEISQ; this is encoded by the coding sequence TTGGAAAATCAAAAAAAATCATCGTCTCTTAAAACAGTTTCTACGATACTGGTATCTATTGCTTTTGCAGCCCTTTTTATGTGGTTCGCATTAAAAGGATTAGATTTTACAAATATCAAAGCCTCTTTAGCTAAAGCCAATTATCTTTGGGTTTTTGCTGCTATGATTTTTGGTTTATTAGCATATTGGTTCAGAGCTGTTCGTTGGAATTTACTATTAGAACCTATGGGTTACCAGATTTCTAATTCTAATTCATTATGGACGATTTCTTTCGGGTATCTCATGAATCTTACCATTCCAAGAAGTGGCGAATTAGCACGTTCTACTGCTTTATATGGCGTAGAAAAAGTACCGGTAGATAAATCTTTCGGAACCATTATTTTAGAAAGGGTAGTCGATTTATTTTGTATGTTAGGATTTTTGGTTCTCACGGTGGTTTTTAAAGAAGATGCTATTATTACTTTTTACCAAAAATCAGGGATTAAAATAAATCCCACTTATATTATAGGTGGAATTGCAGTATTGGTAGTAGGAACTTTTATTTTCTTTAAATTCAAAGACAAGTTTACCCATCTTCCTCTCATTGGAAAAGTGATTGAATTTGTAGAAGGGATTTTTCATGGGTTAACTACCATTTTCAAACTCAAGCAAAAAGGTAAATTTATTATATTATCTATCGCGATTTGGATTTCTTATTATTTGGCAGCGTATTTAGTGTGTTTCGCATTGCCAGAAACTTCAAGTTTTACATTTGCAGACGGATTTTTCTTAATTGTAGTAGGAACATTAGGAATGATGGTTCCCGCTTCTGGAGGAATTGGAGCATTTCACCTAGCTATGAAATTAGGTATTTCTGCCCTATTCCTTTCTATGGGAAAAGATGCTAAATTGGGAGGTGAAGTAGGATTAAGCTATGCTTTTATTTCTCATACCATGCAATTGGTAATTATGCTAGTAATGGGACTTATTTCTATTCCTATGCTTGCAAAAGCTAGAAATGAAGCGGTAAAATCAAAAGAAATATCACAATAA
- a CDS encoding FKBP-type peptidyl-prolyl cis-trans isomerase has protein sequence MTIDNQQVVALNYVLHTDGENNEKVLVEKSDAGNPLTFLYGVGMMIPKFEESIKGLTSGDKASFTILPAEGYGERNPQAVAQLPLEMFNESGMPPVGAILPLSDNQGNNFQAVVVEVTPEVVVADLNHPMAGKTLYFDVEIVDHREATEEELAHGHAHGIDGNSGH, from the coding sequence ATGACAATAGACAACCAACAAGTAGTTGCACTCAACTACGTTCTTCACACAGATGGAGAGAATAACGAAAAAGTTCTTGTAGAAAAATCAGATGCGGGAAATCCGCTTACTTTTTTATATGGAGTGGGAATGATGATTCCAAAATTTGAAGAAAGCATCAAAGGATTAACTTCTGGCGATAAAGCTTCTTTCACAATTTTACCAGCAGAAGGTTACGGCGAAAGAAATCCTCAAGCAGTAGCACAATTGCCATTAGAAATGTTCAATGAATCAGGAATGCCACCAGTTGGTGCAATTCTTCCACTTTCAGATAATCAAGGAAATAATTTCCAAGCAGTAGTGGTAGAAGTTACTCCAGAAGTGGTAGTAGCAGACCTTAATCACCCAATGGCTGGAAAAACTTTATATTTCGATGTAGAAATAGTAGATCATAGAGAAGCTACTGAAGAAGAACTAGCACATGGACATGCACACGGAATTGATGGTAACTCTGGTCACTAA
- a CDS encoding VF530 family protein — MEQTSKDPLHGKRLDAILEELVDYYNGFEELGKQINIRCFNENPSINSSLKFLRKTDWARKKVESLYLYVLRQKKKNK; from the coding sequence ATGGAACAGACATCTAAAGATCCTTTACACGGGAAAAGATTAGACGCCATTCTGGAAGAATTGGTAGACTATTATAATGGTTTCGAAGAACTGGGAAAGCAAATAAACATCCGATGTTTCAACGAAAATCCGAGCATCAATTCTTCGCTTAAATTTCTACGAAAAACAGATTGGGCAAGGAAAAAAGTAGAAAGCCTTTATCTCTATGTATTAAGACAGAAGAAGAAAAATAAATAA
- a CDS encoding YchJ family protein, translating to MENEFLMMNCSCCSGKLYQDCCEPFHSKKEFPKTAEELMRSRYAAFAIPNGEYLWKTTLPNKRKFHDKSELEAWGKENTWTKLEIINSSEKEVEFKAYFTDKFGKENIHHELSTFKKVDKKWYYVSGKFLD from the coding sequence ATGGAAAATGAATTTTTGATGATGAATTGCTCTTGTTGCTCAGGAAAATTATACCAAGACTGTTGCGAACCGTTTCATTCTAAAAAAGAGTTTCCAAAAACTGCGGAAGAACTGATGCGCTCTCGTTATGCTGCGTTTGCAATTCCGAATGGAGAATATTTATGGAAAACCACATTGCCCAACAAAAGAAAATTTCATGACAAAAGCGAACTAGAAGCTTGGGGAAAAGAAAACACTTGGACAAAACTGGAAATCATCAATTCCAGCGAAAAAGAAGTAGAATTTAAAGCCTATTTCACTGATAAATTCGGGAAAGAAAATATTCATCATGAGTTATCTACTTTTAAAAAGGTAGATAAAAAATGGTATTATGTTTCAGGGAAATTTTTGGATTAA
- a CDS encoding M3 family metallopeptidase, whose protein sequence is MTNPLLQSFNTKYQSAPFAEIKEEHYLPAFKELIDKSLQEIQEITQNPETPTFENAIEALAYSGEQLDVVSNIFFNLNSAETNDEIQQIAQEVSPLLTEFASKISQNEQLFSRIKKVYDEKDHYTLNEEQKMLLEETYKGFVRNGALLNDEKKEQLKNINIELSKKSLQFGQNVLAATNQYYKHLTNKEDLAGIPEAILAQYEEEAKERNLEGYVITLQFPSLLPVLTYAENRELRKELAIANGKKSFDGGEFDNQNLIKELVQLRQEKAQLLGYKSFADYVLEERMAKSPQKVLEFLNELLTKAKPFAQKDVEELSVLAKADGITEMQSYDHAYNAEKLRKQKFDFNDEELKPYFQLDKVQEAVFGLAGKLFGLEFVETIDIQKYHADVKTYEIFERYEIRDTRYEIENVESLETRNPELGTQFKALLYADYHPRKGKRAGAWMTSFKNQYIKNGKNHRPHISVVCNFTKPTAETPSLLTFNEVTTLFHEFGHALHGVLANTQYPNLSGTSVKWDFVELPSQFLENYCYEPEFLKKFAKHYQTGEVLPDEKIQKIEDSKNFMEGYQTLRQLSFGILDMSYHAENVKVEDVKTFETETIKATQVYPTLVETAVSTSFSHIFQGGYSAGYYSYKWAEVLDADAFQYFKENGVFDPLISKKFKTLLESGGTKDPMELYKNFRGSEPKVESLLKRAFG, encoded by the coding sequence ATGACAAATCCACTTTTACAATCCTTCAATACAAAATATCAATCAGCTCCTTTTGCAGAAATAAAAGAAGAACATTACTTACCTGCATTCAAAGAACTGATAGACAAATCTTTGCAAGAAATACAAGAAATCACTCAAAATCCTGAAACGCCAACTTTCGAAAACGCCATCGAAGCTCTGGCTTATTCTGGCGAACAATTAGATGTGGTTTCTAACATTTTCTTTAACCTTAATTCTGCTGAAACGAATGACGAAATTCAACAAATCGCTCAAGAAGTTTCGCCTTTATTGACCGAATTTGCTTCGAAAATTTCTCAAAACGAACAACTTTTTTCTAGAATTAAAAAAGTGTACGACGAAAAAGACCATTATACGCTTAACGAAGAGCAAAAAATGCTTCTAGAAGAAACCTACAAAGGTTTTGTAAGAAATGGAGCATTGCTGAATGACGAGAAAAAAGAACAACTCAAAAATATTAATATTGAGCTTTCTAAGAAATCTTTGCAATTCGGACAAAATGTTTTGGCAGCGACCAATCAATATTATAAACACTTGACCAACAAAGAAGATTTGGCTGGAATTCCAGAGGCAATTCTTGCGCAATATGAAGAAGAAGCAAAAGAAAGAAATCTAGAAGGTTATGTGATTACGCTTCAGTTTCCGAGTTTATTACCCGTTCTTACTTATGCGGAAAATCGTGAGTTGAGAAAGGAATTGGCAATTGCAAACGGAAAAAAATCTTTTGACGGCGGTGAATTTGACAACCAAAACCTCATCAAAGAATTGGTACAACTTCGTCAAGAAAAAGCGCAATTGTTAGGCTACAAATCTTTTGCAGATTATGTTTTAGAAGAAAGAATGGCAAAATCTCCACAGAAAGTGTTAGAATTTCTGAATGAATTGCTTACCAAAGCAAAACCTTTTGCTCAAAAAGATGTGGAAGAGCTTTCCGTTTTAGCAAAAGCTGATGGAATTACAGAAATGCAAAGTTATGACCATGCTTATAATGCCGAAAAACTCAGAAAACAAAAATTTGATTTCAATGATGAAGAATTGAAACCTTATTTCCAATTAGACAAAGTGCAAGAAGCGGTTTTCGGGTTAGCTGGAAAACTTTTCGGGTTAGAATTTGTAGAAACCATTGACATTCAAAAATATCACGCTGATGTGAAAACGTATGAAATTTTTGAAAGATATGAGATACGAGATACGAGATATGAGATTGAGAATGTAGAATCACTCGAAACTCGAAACCCGGAACTCGGAACACAATTTAAAGCTTTGCTTTATGCCGATTATCATCCAAGAAAGGGAAAAAGAGCGGGAGCATGGATGACGAGTTTTAAAAATCAATACATCAAAAATGGCAAAAATCACAGACCGCATATTTCTGTTGTTTGCAATTTCACCAAACCCACTGCTGAAACACCAAGTTTATTGACTTTCAATGAAGTCACCACACTTTTTCATGAATTCGGGCATGCTTTACATGGCGTTTTGGCGAACACCCAGTATCCTAATCTTTCTGGAACTTCTGTAAAATGGGATTTCGTAGAATTGCCTTCACAATTTTTAGAAAATTACTGTTACGAACCAGAATTCTTAAAAAAATTTGCGAAACATTATCAAACGGGTGAAGTTTTACCAGATGAAAAAATTCAGAAAATAGAAGATTCTAAAAACTTTATGGAAGGTTATCAAACCTTGAGACAACTCAGCTTCGGAATTTTGGACATGTCTTATCACGCCGAAAACGTAAAAGTAGAAGATGTAAAAACCTTTGAAACCGAAACCATCAAAGCGACTCAAGTGTATCCTACTCTAGTAGAAACAGCTGTTAGCACCAGTTTTTCACATATTTTCCAAGGAGGATATTCTGCGGGATACTATTCTTATAAATGGGCAGAAGTTTTAGATGCAGATGCGTTTCAATATTTTAAAGAAAACGGGGTCTTTGACCCTTTAATTTCTAAAAAATTTAAAACGTTGCTCGAAAGTGGCGGAACAAAAGACCCAATGGAATTGTATAAAAATTTCAGAGGAAGTGAGCCGAAAGTAGAAAGTTTATTGAAAAGAGCTTTTGGTTAA
- a CDS encoding SRPBCC family protein translates to MKKFLKILLAILAVLVIAMFVIGEKYHYEKSIVINAPAEKVYSHLNSMKAFNEWNPWMKLDPQLQSTYSGVSGQIGDQHCWKSDKKDVGNGCQEITALIPNQKQSTKMAFEGQGEATSDIVLTQEGNATKVVWTLDAEMEYPSNLMKPMMDYCMGKSYGEGLQNLKKLSEKP, encoded by the coding sequence ATGAAAAAGTTTTTAAAAATCCTTTTGGCGATTCTAGCCGTTTTGGTGATTGCCATGTTTGTCATTGGTGAAAAATATCACTATGAAAAATCCATTGTCATTAACGCTCCTGCAGAAAAAGTGTATTCACATCTCAATTCTATGAAAGCATTTAATGAATGGAATCCTTGGATGAAATTAGACCCGCAGTTGCAATCTACCTATTCTGGAGTTTCTGGTCAGATTGGCGATCAACATTGCTGGAAAAGTGATAAAAAAGATGTAGGAAATGGTTGCCAAGAAATTACTGCGCTTATTCCAAATCAGAAACAAAGCACTAAAATGGCTTTTGAAGGTCAAGGTGAAGCCACTTCTGATATTGTATTGACACAAGAAGGAAATGCTACAAAAGTGGTTTGGACGCTAGATGCAGAAATGGAATATCCTTCTAATCTTATGAAGCCAATGATGGATTACTGTATGGGTAAATCGTATGGAGAAGGACTCCAAAATTTGAAAAAACTTTCAGAAAAACCTTAA
- a CDS encoding nitroreductase family protein produces MNNPEILKQIIESRKSTYPKDYTGEEIPQEILHEILSSAQFAPNHKKTKPWRFRVFRGEEKQQLVKEIQKIYKETTPEHLFLEKKYLDFADKIAKTDTVVTISVNFSGLLPEWEEIAATSMAVQNMYLTCTVNQIGCYWSSHTVINHLGEFLNLEENQRCLGLFYLGKI; encoded by the coding sequence ATGAACAATCCAGAAATTTTAAAACAAATCATAGAAAGCAGAAAAAGTACCTATCCCAAAGATTATACTGGCGAAGAAATTCCTCAGGAAATTTTACATGAAATTTTAAGTTCTGCACAGTTTGCTCCCAATCACAAGAAAACAAAACCTTGGAGATTCCGTGTTTTTAGAGGAGAAGAAAAACAGCAATTGGTAAAAGAAATTCAGAAAATTTACAAAGAAACAACACCAGAACACTTGTTTTTGGAGAAAAAATATCTTGATTTTGCTGATAAAATTGCCAAAACAGACACCGTTGTTACCATTTCTGTAAATTTCAGTGGTTTACTTCCAGAATGGGAAGAAATTGCAGCAACTTCGATGGCGGTTCAGAATATGTATTTAACCTGTACAGTAAATCAAATAGGCTGTTATTGGAGTTCTCACACAGTAATAAATCATCTCGGAGAGTTTCTGAATTTAGAAGAAAATCAACGTTGTCTCGGATTGTTTTATTTAGGGAAAATTTAA
- a CDS encoding 30S ribosomal protein S16, whose product MSVKIRLQRHGKKGKPFFHIVVADARARRDGRFIEKLGIYNPITNPATIELDVDSAVKWLNNGAQPTDTARAILSYKGALYKKHLQGGVAKGAFDEAEAEKRFNAWLEAKEATVNAKKDGLTQSKEAAKKAALEAEAKVNEARIAAAQAEADAKAAEEAANAEPVAEETTEETPAAEAEGTEAEA is encoded by the coding sequence ATGTCAGTAAAAATTAGATTACAAAGACACGGTAAAAAAGGAAAACCTTTTTTCCACATCGTAGTAGCAGATGCTAGAGCAAGAAGAGATGGTAGATTCATCGAGAAATTAGGAATTTACAATCCAATTACTAACCCTGCAACAATTGAACTAGATGTAGATTCAGCTGTTAAATGGTTAAACAATGGTGCTCAACCAACTGATACTGCAAGAGCTATCCTTTCTTACAAAGGTGCTTTATACAAAAAACACTTACAAGGTGGTGTAGCGAAAGGTGCTTTCGACGAAGCTGAAGCTGAAAAAAGATTCAACGCTTGGTTAGAAGCTAAAGAAGCTACTGTAAACGCTAAAAAAGACGGTTTAACTCAGTCTAAAGAAGCTGCTAAAAAAGCTGCTCTAGAAGCTGAAGCTAAAGTAAACGAAGCTAGAATTGCTGCTGCTCAAGCAGAAGCTGATGCTAAAGCTGCTGAAGAAGCTGCAAACGCAGAACCTGTAGCTGAAGAAACTACTGAAGAAACTCCAGCTGCTGAAGCTGAAGGAACTGAAGCAGAAGCATAA
- the rimM gene encoding ribosome maturation factor RimM (Essential for efficient processing of 16S rRNA) codes for MKKEDCYFLGKITRKHGLKGNVIIKLDTDQPELYHKLEGIFVEVNGLLVPFFVEKQQWGNDNSKIITFKNSSEQLVEQSIGKNVFLPLSTLPKLSGNQFYYHEVIGYEIREEDGKSCGNIVEINDQTAQHYFILKLADKEIIIPIIKGWILEVNREEKFIKMQLPEGLMDVFLTPAKNDEQ; via the coding sequence ATGAAAAAAGAAGATTGCTATTTTTTAGGAAAAATTACCAGAAAACACGGTCTAAAGGGAAATGTAATTATAAAACTAGATACAGATCAACCAGAATTATACCATAAACTGGAAGGGATTTTTGTAGAAGTGAACGGACTTCTCGTGCCTTTTTTTGTGGAAAAGCAACAATGGGGAAATGATAACTCTAAAATCATTACTTTCAAGAATTCTTCTGAACAATTGGTAGAACAATCTATTGGCAAAAATGTTTTTTTACCACTTTCTACCTTACCTAAACTTTCAGGGAATCAATTTTATTATCACGAAGTCATTGGGTATGAAATTAGAGAAGAAGATGGCAAATCTTGTGGTAACATTGTAGAAATAAACGACCAAACTGCACAACATTACTTTATCCTAAAATTAGCGGATAAAGAAATCATCATTCCGATTATCAAAGGCTGGATTCTAGAAGTAAACCGTGAAGAAAAATTTATCAAAATGCAATTGCCAGAAGGTTTGATGGATGTTTTCTTGACGCCTGCCAAGAATGACGAGCAATAA
- the asnS gene encoding asparagine--tRNA ligase — protein MSKKTIKEILGDYKKLLHHDITIQGWVRAFRSNRFIALNDGSTINNIQIVVDFENFDEEIIKNIKTASSLKITGEVVESEGKGQDIEIIAKKITILGDNFSEEMEKTVLQPKKHSLEVLREQAHLRFRTNLFGAVFRVRSAVSFAIHQFFNQNHFFYMNTPIITGADAEGAGEMFGVTNFDLNQIPRDENGDIDFAQDFFGKKTNLTVSGQLEAETAAMGLGRVYTFGPTFRAENSNTTRHLAEFWMVEPEVAFNNLEDNIDLAENFLKYVIGYVLENCKDDLKFLDQRFAEEQKQKPEKDRAKEGLIEKLENVIKKRFMRVSYSEAIEILLNSKENKKGKFQFPIEEWGADLQSEHERYLVEKHFESPVVLFDYPKEIKAFYMRLNEDGKTVAAMDVLFPGIGEIIGGSQREERLDVLKTKMQEMHVDEHELWWYLDTRKFGSVPHAGFGLGLERLILFVTGMTNIRDVIPFPRTPKNAEF, from the coding sequence ATGAGTAAGAAGACCATTAAAGAAATTTTAGGAGATTATAAAAAACTTTTACATCACGATATTACCATTCAAGGTTGGGTGAGAGCATTCCGTTCTAACCGTTTCATCGCGTTGAATGACGGTTCTACGATAAACAACATACAGATTGTAGTAGATTTCGAAAATTTCGACGAAGAAATCATCAAAAATATTAAAACTGCTTCTTCGCTTAAAATCACTGGTGAGGTAGTAGAAAGTGAAGGAAAAGGTCAAGATATAGAAATCATCGCGAAGAAAATTACAATTCTTGGTGATAATTTTTCTGAAGAAATGGAAAAAACCGTTCTTCAACCGAAAAAACACTCTTTGGAAGTTCTTCGTGAGCAGGCGCATCTAAGATTCAGAACCAATCTTTTCGGAGCGGTTTTCAGAGTGAGAAGTGCGGTAAGTTTTGCGATTCACCAGTTCTTTAACCAAAATCATTTCTTCTATATGAACACGCCAATCATCACAGGTGCCGATGCAGAAGGTGCTGGTGAAATGTTTGGAGTGACGAATTTTGATTTAAACCAAATTCCAAGAGATGAAAACGGTGACATTGATTTTGCGCAAGATTTCTTTGGCAAAAAAACCAACTTGACGGTTTCTGGTCAGTTAGAAGCTGAAACTGCAGCAATGGGATTAGGTAGAGTGTATACTTTTGGGCCGACTTTCCGTGCGGAAAATTCTAATACTACTCGTCACCTTGCCGAATTCTGGATGGTAGAACCAGAAGTGGCTTTCAATAATTTGGAAGACAATATCGATTTGGCTGAAAATTTCTTGAAATATGTAATTGGCTATGTTTTAGAAAATTGCAAGGATGATTTGAAGTTTTTAGACCAAAGATTTGCTGAAGAACAAAAACAGAAACCAGAAAAAGATAGAGCAAAAGAAGGCTTAATAGAGAAACTAGAAAACGTAATCAAAAAACGTTTCATGAGAGTTTCTTATTCTGAAGCCATCGAAATTCTATTGAATTCTAAAGAAAATAAAAAAGGAAAATTCCAGTTCCCAATTGAAGAATGGGGCGCAGATTTACAATCAGAACACGAGCGTTATTTGGTAGAAAAACACTTCGAGTCTCCAGTCGTTTTATTTGATTATCCTAAAGAAATCAAGGCATTCTACATGAGATTAAATGAAGATGGAAAAACCGTAGCTGCAATGGATGTTCTTTTCCCTGGAATTGGAGAAATCATTGGTGGTTCACAAAGAGAGGAAAGATTAGATGTTTTGAAAACCAAAATGCAAGAAATGCACGTAGATGAACATGAATTATGGTGGTATTTAGATACTAGAAAATTTGGTTCTGTTCCGCATGCTGGTTTCGGTTTAGGTCTAGAAAGATTAATTCTTTTCGTAACAGGAATGACCAATATTAGAGACGTGATTCCTTTCCCTAGAACTCCTAAAAACGCTGAATTCTAA
- the rpoN gene encoding RNA polymerase factor sigma-54 translates to MLKQNLQIKLGQKLAPQQIQLMKLIQLHTLEFQEELERELEENPALEKVTEDEDEDFSSLDSDYESEGSESIDTDFDVDEYLYDDEPSYKTASSNYSADDEDFDNESLLTEGQSLYDYLMEQIHLSSIDDEDLKIAEYIIGNLDNDGYLRREIKAIVDDLAFSQGIYTTQEKVKEILENYVQKLDPAGVGARDLQECLLLQIEKKVSRDQSVILAGNILRHQFDALTNKHYGKIINKYDIEEEDLKDALEVISKLSPKVGGNFDTQTITINQEIIPDFVIQIKDGQVLPLLNSRNAPTLRVSEEYKEILSTYSHDKNSAEHKQAALFIKQKLDAAKWYIDAINQRQNTLMQTISAIVKLQKEYFLTGDEKSIKPMILKDVADITGFDISTISRVVKSKYADTPSGIILLKNLFSDSLTNDDGEEVSTKEIKNHLQEVISHEDKRKPLTDDALVDVLKEKGYNIARRTIAKYREQLNIPVARLRKEL, encoded by the coding sequence ATGCTCAAACAAAACCTACAAATAAAATTAGGACAAAAATTAGCTCCTCAGCAAATTCAGTTGATGAAGTTGATACAGCTTCATACGCTTGAATTTCAGGAAGAGTTAGAGCGTGAGTTAGAAGAAAATCCTGCCTTAGAAAAAGTAACAGAAGATGAAGATGAAGATTTTTCGAGTCTAGATTCTGATTACGAGAGTGAAGGAAGCGAAAGCATAGATACTGATTTTGATGTAGATGAATATTTGTATGATGATGAGCCTTCTTATAAAACCGCTTCTAGCAATTATTCTGCAGATGACGAAGATTTTGATAACGAAAGTTTATTAACAGAAGGACAGTCTTTGTATGATTATTTGATGGAGCAAATTCACTTGTCTAGTATAGACGATGAAGACCTGAAAATTGCAGAGTATATCATAGGAAATCTAGATAATGATGGGTATTTGAGACGTGAGATTAAAGCTATTGTAGATGATTTGGCTTTTTCGCAAGGGATTTATACCACTCAAGAAAAAGTAAAGGAAATTCTAGAAAATTATGTTCAAAAACTTGATCCAGCTGGAGTAGGAGCGAGAGATTTACAAGAATGTCTTTTATTGCAAATTGAGAAAAAAGTAAGCAGAGATCAATCGGTGATTTTAGCGGGTAATATTTTAAGACATCAGTTTGATGCTTTAACCAATAAACATTACGGCAAAATCATCAATAAATATGATATAGAAGAGGAAGATTTAAAAGATGCACTGGAAGTGATTTCTAAATTGTCTCCAAAAGTAGGCGGGAATTTTGATACACAAACCATCACCATCAATCAAGAAATTATTCCAGATTTTGTGATTCAAATAAAAGATGGACAAGTTTTACCGCTTCTGAACAGTAGAAATGCACCTACACTTAGAGTTTCTGAGGAATACAAAGAAATTTTAAGCACCTATTCTCATGATAAAAACTCTGCGGAACATAAACAAGCCGCACTTTTCATCAAACAAAAGTTAGATGCTGCAAAATGGTACATAGATGCCATTAACCAGAGACAAAATACGCTAATGCAAACCATTTCTGCAATTGTGAAATTACAGAAAGAATATTTCTTAACGGGAGATGAAAAAAGCATCAAACCGATGATTCTGAAAGATGTAGCAGATATCACAGGATTTGATATTTCTACCATTTCTAGAGTGGTAAAAAGCAAGTATGCAGACACACCAAGTGGAATTATTTTGCTTAAAAATTTATTCTCAGATTCATTGACGAATGATGATGGCGAAGAAGTTTCGACCAAGGAAATTAAAAACCACTTGCAAGAAGTCATCAGTCACGAAGACAAGAGAAAACCATTGACAGACGATGCTTTGGTAGATGTTTTGAAAGAAAAAGGATACAACATTGCCAGAAGAACCATCGCAAAATACAGAGAACAACTCAATATTCCAGTCGCGAGATTGAGAAAAGAATTATAA